From a single Nicotiana tomentosiformis chromosome 2, ASM39032v3, whole genome shotgun sequence genomic region:
- the LOC138904342 gene encoding uncharacterized protein gives MSCPRPQFQPQPPIQSGLEDLMKSFIVKTYERLDAHGATIKEIGTGFRNFERQVGQIATILFERIPSTLLVDTEKNPKEKVNVVTLRSGQVLKEPTPIHKEVVHEKESGKELKIEDEKKTEKKKNKEETLRGEEFDDVSNHMPALPFLQKLYREKLDKQFEKFLDLLRHVNVNLPFTEVLSLMTAYAKLLKDILTRKREIE, from the coding sequence aTGAGTTGTCCGAGGCCGCAATTTCAACCTCAACCGCCAATTCAGTCTGGGTTAGAAGATCTTATGAAGTCATTTATTGTCAAGACAtatgagagattagatgctcatggtgcaaCTATCAAAGAAATTGGGACAGGTTTTCGTAACTtcgagagacaagtgggacaaattgcaactatATTATTTGAGAGAATCCCAAGTACTCTACTAGTTGATactgaaaagaatcccaaagaaaaggtaaatgttgtgaccttgagaagcggaCAAGTGTTGAAAGAACCCACTCCAATTCACAAAGAAGTTGTgcatgaaaaagaaagtgggaaggAGCTCAAAATTGAAGATGAGAAAAAGActgagaagaaaaagaataagGAAGAAACTTTAAGAGGGGAGGAATTTGATGATGTGAGCAATCACATGCCCGCTCTACCTTTTCTCCAAAAGCTCtatagagaaaagttggacaagcagtttgagaaatTTTTAGATTTGTTGAGACATGTTAATGTAAACCTGCCATTCACTGAAGTTCTCTCACTAATGACAGCTTATGCAAAGTTATTGAAAGATATCCTTACGAGAAAGAGAGAGATAGAATAG